The stretch of DNA aaagataacaaaaattatttcactgaaacaaaagagttcttcaaatgaaataatagaagaataaaaataaattttatatattagttagtaaattaaagatttacactattgaacacttaaattgataATGTTAACATTCTTATATGAAAAGAggatatacaataaataaaaatattaaaaaaagtagaaatattcaaattgaGACACAAACAAtgtttaattgacatacatcatttaaaaataattgcatAAATGTTGTGATAGGATggaaaatatattggagatatgaatgaattttatgacaagtcaaacaattagaagaaataaaaaatagaaagcatatatatatatatatatatatatatataaaatagactatgagtattttaataatttatgcagGAACGTGacggatatgtacatcctcatccTTATACCCAATTTGAAAAAGTCAGGTATTCTCTATACACATACATACCCATTCACAATCAATGTAGGAATTTTCCGTAAAAACACAGGTGCCAGTTTATTTATCGTCCCACTCATTTCTCTTaactttctaaaaaaaaattggaattgtTCCTTGTATTAACTTGTCAACTTCAAATGCTCTTGAGTATTATCAAGCCAAAAAAATCAATCCAATATCTAGACAAttctatttaatatataattatttaaatataattaattacaatttctCTATAATAAAGGTAATCTTGAACAtaatagttaattataatttctgCATTATCCCAATTTAGGCAACAATACATTTCAAAACAACATCTAAAtgtaatcaataaattatttataacagAGTAATTGCAATCCATCCTCCATGATGACATCAATGtataacaattaattataattaatttgatataattCATGCATTTGAAATGCAAACTATTATAATTCAGTAGGAAGTTTTTCAAATaacataactcatttaaatacaataattaattgtaacTCCTAtctcttaataaaaataatatttttagcaataaaaataacaataacttATAACTGATATTTTTTTCCAATGCTGATTCATATAATTCATTTATCTTTCAATCTTGTATTTCCTTGTAATTATTTGTTGACGGTTAATGGCTATAAAGAGACAAGTCCACAAGGTATCCAATAGACACTCATTTTATTTGATAGATAGAAGGAACTGCAGAGAGAATGATCAAAATATTGTTCTTTGTGTTGTGGTTGGTAAATAGCCATAATAGTCATAGAGTTCATGCTATTCACATAGATAATTTGGAGATAGAAAGACAATTACAAGTCATTAACAAACCCTCACTCAAGAGTATTCAAGtatatattcttcttctattttattctattgtACTTTAGTTttgattattctttttatatattctatattttgaattttatagaCAGAGTTTGGATATATTGTTGATTGCattgatatttataaacaaTCAGCGTTTGATCATCATTTATTGAAAGACCATAAATTACAGGTACACTTTCTTTGCTTATTATTGTTAAATGGATTAACTTGTAgtcaatttcttttataatacttgttttatttatttacagaaAAAACCTAGTTTTCAAAACTCGTATGAAAAGACAAGTACGAAGAATTCATCGAACGAACTCATATTTGGACTTCAGAAAGAAAAATGTCCAAAGAGAACTGTTCCCATTCGGAGAACAACAAAAGATGATCTAATTCAAGAAAAATCGTCATTTTATAATCAAAGCATGATTCAGGAAGCTTCTGGTGTCCAtgtatgttttttcttatattttaaatttgtaattttatttgtacACAATGTATGtctcattctttttttatttgaatcattatttaattcaattttgcaGATGGCAGAAATATATGTTACAGAAATTTTTGGTCCTTTTTATCAAGTTAAGGGAACAAATAGTATCTATAATCCAAGAGTCCTTAAGAAGAATGTAAATCAAGAAAGCATTACTCATATATGGGTTCAAAACGGAGGCACTAACAAAGTCGCATTTGGATGGCATGTGAGTTTcaattgatataattatttttatgataaatatttttttccaaacttttataaaaaattgtcttTTCACCCTTAAgaccaaattataaaatatttcgtTCTTACATTTTATGAAagtcatataaaatatttctctAATAGACGACATGTGGAGGTTTTAATATAGTTGACACTAGAAGTATGTTTCTCACATGGAAAAGAGTCCACATGTCGTTTGTGAAgataatattttacatgatttttataaaatgcaaaaactaaatatttcattatttaatttaggAACAAAATACAGTTATTAATAATAGTttagaaagtaaaaatatatttaatccatatttcttttattaaaaaatatacccTTTTACatctattatgttttaatttacatttttcatttaatttgtgTAAAAGGTGGCTCCACAATTTCATGGTCGTGATACCGGAACTTATGTCTTCTCAGCATGGACAGTAAGAAGAGACTTGTTTACTTGTTTTTAATCTACTTTTTTTATAGTAAAGATCCTTACTAAACTTAAACTTgcaaaatgatatattatgctatatgttacttttatttacttaattatttaatattcataaatgTTGCAGTCGGATAATTTCAAGCAGACAGGATGCTACAATCTTCAATGTTCAGGTTTTGTCCAAATTAATCAAGATAATTTCATTGGTTCACGCTTGTCCAACACATCTGTCTACGGAGGGAGACTGATAGAGATTGCAATTTCTATTACTATGGTTTGATGCCTATACAACTTTCAATGTGAATATTAAGGATAATGTTATGTAGTTGACAAAATCTATATACATTTTCAGGAtcgaataaataaaaattggtggttgaaagTTGGTGAGGAATATATTGGATATTATCCAGCAGAATTATTCTCGAACATGGCCTCAGCCGATCGAGTGGGGTGGGGCGGGAGAACAGTTACTCCTCCTGGCCTTCCCAGTCCTCAAATGGgatctggaatttttccagataAGAACTTTTATCATGCCGCTTACTTTAGGTTTATCTCCTTtcaaaatgaagaaagaaaagattttGAACCTAACAAACACATGACAAAGGCATTCATCGACAAATCTGATTGTTTTAATGTCGAACACTACGGAGATGGAGGAGAAGGACTCGGAAGTTGTCTCCAATATGGGGGACCCGGTGGCGTGTGTGGCGATTGATGATAGGAAGATACAACTCTCTAAGGAGGTGAAAATGAATCAATAGACCATTTCTAGCCATCCATGAATAAACATTATGCAATCTTAAACATTGGATTTTGCTtctaaaactttaattattcATATTCTCTTTAGCTCCCAATCCTCCCAAATTTCGTCCAAGTCTTAtatgtttcaaaaaaatataaagttaaaacgtaatgaatttttttttctagttttgaAACTCTTACTCATGATGATGTATGCAAagaaggcaaaaaaaaaatgaaacatggAAGTATAGCTAACAACATGGTGAAATTTTACgaataaataattcattttatcttaaattaattttatcaataatgaaccaataataattttatatagttGGTAATTATATAGTActacaaacataaaaaatgaaagtaatatagaaaatttatacTTTCTATGTTAATAGAAAGACTGTCATAGTAAATCCACCTAAACCAGCATAAAATGTGTAAAACTATGATAAAATTcagattttataaataatgatagTTTTGATGAGAACCATCACAGGATATCtgattttttatgaaaattctAATAGTAAGTGTCATTGTATCTTCAACACATGTAGATCATATATCACTTTCCAGGACAAATACTCAGATATCTAATAGTGTAACTTATTATGCTAGATATTCATAGACATGATATAGAAAATATGACTTCCTATAACAAGTATTACTAGAtttgacataaaaaaatatatatataacttactCTGAGAGTTAGAGGCACACAAGGTATagtaaatcaattttttttttatgataattactGTAATAATGGTTAGAGAAAGtaagtgtgtttttttttattattatttttgccAATTTTCATGCATTCACAATAATATTATTCACCTACATGCAATAATGTATAATTTACCATTTCATtgataattaaactttattatctaacatattgtacaaaaaagactacacaaaaaaaaatctacaactTAAGAATTTTACATAAacttgataatgttaatttttaccattatccaagctatatttcattagcaaaatcatctcttccaaagcttttaacctacttaatcctcaattttaccttacttttgtaaataaatacattttgggttacatttatctacatataccactaatccccattttttgtgtcctttttgtagatgggaagctttgtCCAAAAATCCAGATTAATGAGTGACCCGAAAtagcaaggagaagaagaaaaatgtcaacaggaaACGCCTGGCGACACGAAGCAAGCGCCAGGCGGAACAAACCGCCAGTCAAGCGCCAGCCAAGCGCCAACCAGGCGCCCCTGTtacgaaccgcctggcggtaactgGACACCGCCGGGCGGTAGCTGCCAGTTTTGCCCCCTGTTTGCCcgataccgcctggcggtgagaccttgccgccaggcgccattgttcgctgatgtggcaagttggctccttttcttttgttttcgcgaggggaaaagtatctttggcattttggaggcacgaagaacacatttggagagcttggaggagtgctagggcttgtgggaacagctccatcttcctctttgtatctctttctcttccatctcttccatttttaagcttgagctctccatggcaatggagagctaaacccatttttgttggggttagatgtagccacgaaactcttgtgtaaatgcaaatgttttgattatatatatgactctttcattaattgctagtcttcttatttcttcacttaaagcttgcattgatttagccatctcttgcatgatttttggttcatggggtgtgaaaatatcttttgaaacctagatttggaataagagaactcaatggagcttgtatctaggaatggggcttgacccattggttgtcttaagcctttgtgcataaagcaaatttgcttattaagagttcaaggaattgattttttttaataaggaaatttaggctcaatcttttaaggaattagggtttgagtaattttgtgggttggcattagcatattaatgaagaggatgttaaattgtagttgcatgagagcatagttggtgaattctaaccccggcaatatcaagtcatatcatttctaatcttttccactcactaagtgcctttaactttcaaagttcaattttaattatttatgcaaagtttaatttcatacattaaaactcaaaatatggatttattcattagtttaaattagtcactaattacgcaattaattagtatacacgagtctcttgggaaacgatatcccggtcttaccggttactacttgcgcgacttggtacacttgccaaagtcttaacaagtttttggcgccgttgccggggacccgtgtctaatactagacttttgtgtgatttttgacCTATTTAGACTAAATTCTTTTGTgcatatttactatttttgtttacttatatACACACATTATTTTTGGG from Vigna unguiculata cultivar IT97K-499-35 chromosome 8, ASM411807v1, whole genome shotgun sequence encodes:
- the LOC114195115 gene encoding uncharacterized protein LOC114195115, yielding MAIKRQVHKTEFGYIVDCIDIYKQSAFDHHLLKDHKLQKKPSFQNSYEKTSTKNSSNELIFGLQKEKCPKRTVPIRRTTKDDLIQEKSSFYNQSMIQEASGVHMAEIYVTEIFGPFYQVKGTNSIYNPRVLKKNVNQESITHIWVQNGGTNKVAFGWHVAPQFHGRDTGTYVFSAWTSDNFKQTGCYNLQCSGFVQINQDNFIGSRLSNTSVYGGRLIEIAISITMDRINKNWWLKVGEEYIGYYPAELFSNMASADRVGWGGRTVTPPGLPSPQMGSGIFPDKNFYHAAYFRFISFQNEERKDFEPNKHMTKAFIDKSDCFNVEHYGDGGEGLGSCLQYGGPGGVCGD